GTCGTGTCGACGACCAGAGAGGCTTGCTGAGAAAAGAAGACCTTGTGCTTCCTGATTTTCTCCGTGTGAACCCCGATCCCGAACCTCAACCTCCTGCCTGCTCAACCCCCACCTCCCGTAAACCCGGCCACACCACTACCACCACAACCCCCCAACCTCCTAAACCCAGCTCCTCTAACGGACACCCCCGTGCACCCAGCCCTGACTCGCCCCCTTTCACCGCCCCCCCTCTCCCCCATCCTACACTCTGGTCCTCAGGGTCAGGAAGAGGAAGGGCTGGGTGACCTGACTCTGGTGGGGGAGGGTGACATCAGCAGCCCTAACTCCACTCTGCTTCCGCCTCCGCCGATCTCTCCGCCCCCTTATGAGGGCAGCCTACCCGAGGCCAACTTCACTCCTCCGTCATGCATACACAGGCATCCCAGCCCAGGTATTTCTCCCGCCTGACTAGCTGTGAGTGTGGCTGTGTTTGCGTGCATGTGGTGGTTGGCATGTTTGAATGGATTTGCattgtaatataaacacacatcCCAAATTCACCTGACATACACTTCATAATATTAATCTCACTAGTGTCttcataatttcatatttatatttaaatacactagtgttcaaaagtttggggttggtaaggttttgtgtttttaaaagaagtttcttatacttacaaggctgaatttatttgtttagaaaatacagtgaaaacagtaaaattgtgaaacattacaatttaaaataactgttttctatttcaatatattttgaaatgtaatttatttctgtgatggcaaagctaaatttttagcatcattactacagtcttcattgtcacatgacccttcagaaataatttgctgctcaagaagcatttcttattattgtaatgttgaaaacagttgtactgcttaatattacaaaaaaaaatcatactgatgcCAAACTTTTCAAAGATTAGTGTAGCTGTGCTTGAAATGGAATACTAGTGTACTGCATACTACGCAGTATGTactatatgtttaaaaatagtatGTGAAACAATATGGATTATGCACTTATAATCATTGTGACATGACTTCATTTCAGTCAGATCATAGACAGTTTCTCTGTACTGTacagtatgtatatgtatgtgttgaaaactttaaattaataaGGCATGAATTTGTCTTAATTGTTTTGACACATCCTTATAAAAACAACACACCCTGTAGATCATGTTGTAAACTTAAAGTGTTCACATGGGTGTATATTAAGTGCCGTTTACAGTGTTTCTGAGGACtgtaaataatcatttacaaaactctgatatactttttttgtttatttttgacatttggtACAAGCTGTGCAAATGTGTCTTTACCCATTTAATCATTACCTAAAGTGCGATTCAACAATGCTGAATGTGAGATTTTAATCAGAGTTGTTCCGGCAGGAATGCGCTTACAgtatttcacaacattttaaGAGTCAAGCTATATGCATGCTCTCAAAGTCGCATTGTTGATTTGCCTGCCATCCTGTTTCCTTTGTAGTGATCATGTTGATTCTGTGTCAATCTGATTAGATCTAATAAATGTTAGCCAAATCAGACTAGACTTGCTTGTGATCTTGTGTCATCCCTATACCTTCCCAATGTGATCATGTTTCTTTATTCTTTAATCTCTTTTCCTTCATTTTACTACATCTTTGTGATTGTTTTCCATTCAGTCTTCCCTTAATTGCATTTGATAATATACTGTAACCTTGTTGATCCTGATGTCTGCAGCTATTTGAGCTGATCTGAAAGCAGTCTGATACTTGTTAATCCTATAATAATCAATGTCTAATATTGTGTAAAGCATggttttgcataaaaataatctTTCCAGCCTACTGAAACTGCTAAAATAAGATGACTGCATGAAATGCACCAATAACCTATGAAAGCATGAATGTGAAGAAAGTTCTTCCATCTGCATCGTTTGTTTACTGACTCATCTTTAGATTTGGTGTACTAATTTTTACACTAAACTGATCGATAAAGTACTAGGGATTAGatttatatgcataataataaacttttttcccacagaaatgcaaatacacaaacatatttatccacatttttctttaacgcggaagtaagcttatggttgagacttttattttattagccaCTATAGAGAAATAACGAGGAaaaacaacgtgcagtaaactgtaaaactgtttgcactacaagccAGTGTTGTTATAtttaagataacacattaaaaataatataataagacATATCTATttgtaatatcaagcagcaaaacaagcttttttctAGAGCtgagatgagaccggaagccgagcccatgaaatttacaaatggccgcgcccacTATTGCGTGAAGAACAGTGTCgcggttttcccgcggaatttAACACTGTGGCCGCGGACTGTTTTTGAAGCGACCcgaataacgtcatatttatcccctgaaatgcaaatttaacaGGGGAACCCCGACAAAAAACGTGTGTTTTATACCCCTGAAGGCCAGTTTTAACAAGGACCCCCCTTGAAGCGCCATTGGGTTAGTTTTGAGCTAGTTTCGattagcaattgggcgggttttgtgaaaacctggcaaccctggtgaaGAAAAAGGTGTATAAAGACACCATCCTCAGATTGCGTTTGTGCTGAGTTTTTatcgatttatttatttaataataggcTTTAATATTTGCTAAGGGCATACTGCCACCTTGTGGTTGAATGGTCATCGTCAAACACTGCTGACAGTCAAGTAACAATAAACAGTGAACGATTGAACACTTTTACTACTcttaattattcataataatgTCTTCGAATCAATTAATCTGGACTTCAGTGTTTCAATCGCCTAAAATATGTATCCCGTATTCTAGATTTCCACGTTCAGACTTAAACCAATATGTGACAATCCTGTCAATAAACCAAGAAGTAATTTGCAGtttaaaatgctttcatttACAAATCAACAATATCTGATTCTGGTTCCCAATTCCCACATTCTTTCTGTATATTCCTTTAAATGTGCTGTACTGACTTGTTTGCCAACTTTTCTCCAGGTACAGAAGAAGGAAACACATGCACTTCAGCTGTCAACCACCATCCCTCCTCCACAGCCCAAGTGCTGGACAAGGGGGTCAGTGTGGAGGGGGTCACTCTGGAGGACAGCTTCGAGGGTTACGCAGCTGAGCTTCGCCAGTGCCAGAGCAAAATGAGAAATGGCATTTACCCCTCCACAGAAGCGTCCCGTCCCCTCAGCGGGGTGCTGGAAGTCAACGAGAGCGACACTGTGCAATATAAAGCAACGTTTGTCTGAAGGAAGCTGCTTGCTGGACATTTTCAAAGACTGAGATGGAGCCAAAATGTGTATGTGGAAAATATTGTGTATGTTAATAATGTAACCTAAGATTGAAAGGGTTATTcgttaatattttgtaactttagaccattctttatttaataataatgataaaaacctCTGTGTTCAGTGTTAGATTGGGATCATAGTGCACATCAGAATGTCAGTGTAACTAGTTGGAAATTATAGTTGGAGGTAATGCGAATGGTTTCAGTAGTTATAGTGGAATTTAGTCCACCAATTCACAGTAATTCCTTTAAATGgaaagttgttttgttttttgcaaggCTGTCTTGTACTGTAAATTTGGAAAGCGAACACATCTAGTCTTATGTTAAAACAGATTCAGACacaaaaattaagtaattattattaaaaatgaatttaaaaatcattgttgAGTCATCTATTTTAGTCTAAGTGCGGGATCGatctgtgtttattttgtaactCTATTATCAACTATTTTTTGTAATCGGTGAGATCATTCAGAGATGACAtctgagtgtgagtgtgtgtgtgaatgagtgagtgagtgtgtccCAGCACTGGGGTTGCACGAGTTAGTGCGCTCTCAGGGCTGGGTTGTGACAGGAAGGGCATCCGGCGTAAAAACATATGCCAGATCGGCTTTGCGGATCACTCCGCTGTGGCGACCCCTGATAAAGGGAGCAAgccgaaggagagagagagagtaggtGTACAAGTCTAAAGTCTAAAACTCGCCTAAAGAGCGACATCTAGTGGTCATTACACAAAAAAGAATttgtcttctttttcttcttctaacCTGCTCAAACAGACCAGATCCAACACCAAAAggtttttaacagtaagatttatttatttatttatttatttttaaagaagtgtcttctgctcaccaagcctgcatttatttggtccaaagtacagcaaaaacagtaaaatctttagttatatttttgaataaaaatattgtactaaatatttttactatttaaaataactgttttctttttgaatgtttaaaaatataatttattcctgtaattttcaaagcatttttagcatcaatactccagtcacatgattcttcagaatcattctaacattctgatttgccgctcaaacaaaaaacaaaaaacaaaaaaaacaaacaaacaaaaaaaaaaaaaaaatatatatatatatatatatatatacagtgggtacggaaagtattcagacccccttaaatttttcgctttttgttatattgcagccatttgctaaaatcatttgagttcattttttttcctcagtaatgtacacacagcaccccatattgacagaaaaacacagaattgttgacatttttgcagatttattaaaaaagaaaaactgaaatatcacatggtcctaagtattcagaccctttgctgtgacactcatatactGAACTCAgatgctgtccatttcttctgatcatccttgagatggttctacaccttcatttgagtccagctgtgtttgattatactgactggacttgattaggaaagccacacacctgtctatataagaccttacagctcacagtgcatgtcagagcaaatgagaatcatgaggtcaaaggaactgcctgaagagctcagagacagaattgtgacaaggcacagatctggccaaggttacaaaaacatttctgctgcacttaaggttcctaagagcacagtggcctccataatccttaaatggaagacgtttgggacgaccagaacccttcctagagctggccgtccggccaaactgagctatcgggggagaagagccttggtgagagaggtaaagaagaacccaaagatcactgtggctgagttCCAGAGATGCaatcgggagatgggagaaagttgtagaaagtcaaccatcactgcagccctccaccattcggggctttatggcagagtggcccaacggaagcctctcctcagtgcaagacacatgaaagcccacctgaaggactccaagatggtgagaaataagattctctggtctgatgagaccaagatagaactttttggccttaattctaagcggtatgtgtggagaaaaccaggcactgctcatcacctgtccaatacagtcccaacagtgaagcatggtggtggcagcatcatgctgtgggggtgttttttagctgcagggacaggacgactggttgcaatcgagggaaagatgaacacggccaagtacagggatatcctggacgaaaaccttctccagactgctcaggacctcagactgtaccaaaggtttaccttccaacaagacaatgaccctaagcacacagctaaaataacgaaggagtggcttcacaacaactccgtgactgttcttgaatggcccagccagagccctgacttaaacccaattgagcatctctggagagacctaaaaatggctgtccaccaacgtttaccatccaacctgacagaactggagaggatctgcaaggaggaatggcagaggatcctcaaatccaggtgtgaaaaacttgttgcatctttcccaaaaagactcatggctgtattagatcaaaagggtgcttctactaaatactgagcaaagcgtctgaatacttaggaccatgtgatatttcagtttttcttttttaataaatctgcaaaaatgtcaacaattctgtgtttttctgtcaatatggggtgctgtgtgtacattaatgaggaaaaaaaatgaacttaattgattttagcaaatggctgcaatataacaaagagtgaaaaatttaagggggtctgaatactttccgtacccactgtatatattattattattattattatgttggaaacagctgagtagaattttttcaggtttctgtgatgaataaaaagttcagaagaacagcatttatttaaaatagaaatcttttgtaacattatatgtctttatcatcacttttgatcaatttaaagtatccttgctcaaaaaaatattcatttctataatttctttttataaataaataaataaatattataaaaattatagtgactccaagcttttgaatggaatagtgtataatgttacaaaagcttttattttttttttagataaatgctgatctttggatctttctattcatcaaagaatcctgaaaaaaatgtacccaactattttaaatattgatgataataataataattgtaataattgcaataataacaaaaataacatgtttcttgaacaacaaatcagcacattagtaatgatgctgaaaattcaggtttgatcacatgaataaattacattttaatatatatatatatatatatatatatatatatatatatatatatatatatatatatatatatgaaaaaccgttattttaaattgtaaaaatatttacaaacagGATGGCTCTGTAGAGGGCGCTGTTTATATTGTCAACTTCCGAGGTGGGAGGAAGTTGGTCTGGTGTTCTATGGTGTCCCTGCATCCTTAGTGTCCATCACGATCAAAACAGTGTCCCATCAGCGCTGAGTGCCTGCGCTCTTCAGCATGAACAGAAAGAGAAACCACTGCTATTTGGAAACAGGGCCGTCCTCGGAGTCCCAGGTCGCATTTATGGACAACGCAGGGTCCTTCAGCCGAGACGAGGAGGATTTCTCCGAGCTCGAGCCAGACGAGCAGCTGGTGTGCTCGGTGACCGAGATTACGGAGCACCTGGGCAGGAACATCACGGTGGTGCTGGAGTCCGCGCTGTCCGAGATACGCAAGCTGGTCAGCGTCCGGATCCGAGTCCTGAAGATGGAGCTCCGCGAGAAAACCGACGAGATCGAGCTGCTGAAAGCCAAGCTGGAGTCGACGGAGAAAGATGGGAGGGTTTCCAACTCCAGCAGCCTGGACTTTAGGAAAGCAGAGCATCAGTCGGGCCAGAAATACATCGCCGACTCGAAAAAAGCCAAACCTGGGACGCCCGTGGTGAAGAAGGAGAACATCAATGCGATCTGCGACTATCTGATGAAGGACAAGAACCAGCGgggtgctgctgaagtggaaaGCGACCACAGCAATCAGGCCTTTGGGTCCGAGCGGGACATGCGGACCGAACCGCAGCCGCACGGGTCTCTGAGCCTGTGGTCGGACAGCGGTCCCGCGGACACGGACGCTGACACGGACATCTTCAGCATGCTGCCGTCCGCCAGCAAGCGCATGTATGACTATGAGTGGATGGCAGGAGTTGAGCTCAACTCAGCTGAGTTTAAAGGTACTGCGTAATCATATAGAGTATTGTAGACACAAACTATAGCTATGTATAACATGCAGGCATTGTATCTTACATATGTTTGCATGCATAGCCTAATGCATATAtagcatgcatgcatacatagaTGCATATAGTATTCATGTATCGTGGTATGAGATTTCTCTTTAGTATGTCTAGTTGACCATAGGGGTTGCATGTAATATGCATGCATTTTGTCTTATATGTTTGCATGCATTGTCGTATGCATATAGTTTATAGTATGCATGCATTATAGTGTGTAGATAGATCCATGTAATTGTGTAAAGTATGCATGCATTGTAGCATGTGCATAGTATGTATGCTTTCCTTGTAGTATATGTATAATTGCCTATGCTATGCATGTAGTTGCATGTAATATGCATGAGTTATGATACATATGCCTGCTTGTAGTATGCATTCATTGCTTTatgcatacattttataaatgacaTGCACTATGGAATCCATATAGATGCATCTAATTTAGTAAAGTATGCATGCATTTCAGTATGTATATAGAtgcacatgtgaccctggaccacataagtagcactggtatatttgtagcaaaagtcTAAAATACactgtgtgggtcaaaattattgtttttttatttaatgccaaATATCTTGAGGATATAAAGTAAAcgtcatgttccattaagatattttgtaatcttcctactaaaatatatcaaaacctaattttgggTTAGTAATATGCGTTGCTTGGAACTTcatgtggacaactttaaaggtgattttctcaatatttagattcgtttgcaccctcaaattccagattttcaaatagttgtatcttggccaaatattgtcctatcctaacagacGTTGTATAAAtctccattttaaaaaattgacctttatgactggttttgtggtccagggtcacatatattaatgtATGGTATACATATTTACATGAAGTATGTAAAGTATGTACTTTGTAAATTATGTATAGTTGCATATAGTATGCTTATAGTTGCCGATATGAGGCATGTGTTGTGGTTTGCATGCAATGTAGCCTGTATATAGTATGCATGCATTGCAGTATGTATAtagatatgtatatattattgatGTATTAGTATGTGTCTAGTTGATTATAGTATGCATGCGGTTGCATGTATTATGCATGCATTGTGTCTTATATGTTTGCATATAGTTTGCATGCATTGTAGCATGTATAGCATATAGTATGCATGTAGTTGCATGTAATATGCATGCATTATGATACATAGGTGTGCTTGTGGTATGCATTCACAGAATACATATAGATGCATATAATTCTGTAaagtatgtatgcatgtatatgcATATGTTTATAGatgcatataataataataatgtatgacCTACATATTTACATGTAGTATGCATTCTTTGTAATATATGGATGGTTGCATACAGTATGCTTATAGTTGCCCATAGGATGCATGCGTTGTGGTATGCATGCTttcaaattaatactttcaaaTGCTGGTGAGGCTGCAATAtgatatgtaatatttaaatattttaccagtGCATGCCCGTTCTTGTATGAAATTTAGGCCTAAATACACAACATCAAGTTTAGGTGTATACGTCTTActtcagttttgcatttaattgcTAGTTAATGACTGCTAGCATGTGAAAGGCgtttaaaggaaaataaaaatcaaaattgaattCAACATCATCTGACTAAATTAGCAAAACCCAGTTGCATTTACTCCCATTCTCCTCTGCTTCTTTAGGAGATACTGAAACAAAATGTGAAGATATTCCCACTGTGGATGAGGAGGATGAAACGGAAGACTCTGAAGGAGGAAGAGGAAGTCTGAGGTCAGTGTCTGACCATTTTCCTCTTGACGCTCAGGGCTCCCCGCGGGAAGACAGGAGCAGCCCGGCCGAGGACAGTGTGGACAGAATGGAGTCAGGtcagtgttttaaaagaaagaatGCTTTGGTTTGCAAACTCTAGATGAAAGCAGCTGGAAAGTGTAATGTGTTGTGCACTTTTAAACCTTTGTTAAATACTTAATCCATAACATCAAACGTATGTTTACTGTGAGTTTAGaaatttagtttcagttttttagtCCTAGTCTTTAGCCTTTGTGCTCAAAATTCTACCAACAGTCTTGTCAGtgaagaataaaacaaacaaaaaaacaacaacaactgttttatttttgtcctgAGTAAAATGAGTACTCAGTGAGATACTTGATTTAATTCAGAAGGAAGGTTTGCTGGaatggtgtaaaataaatagcTATTAGACTGTTATCCAtaagattattaaatgtttgttttggaattCTATGcattaatgaatcattcacaatatGGCCTGAAATGTGCATTATGGAAGGTgtgtcaattttgatttcatgttatGTTAAGTTGTATCATGTGTAAACTGGCTTTATATCAACCATTGTGCTCTCTAGAAATTGATATTTACATTGATCGAAACCCCTATTGATAACTTTCtgtacctttaaaaaataaaatcacttatTGGGTTAATGTGAAGAGATGAAACACTGACCATTTGGGGGTTGTAAGAAtttaaaggctgcatttatttgttttatattaaaatacattaataacagtaatactgtgaaatattattgcaattttaatttgttttctgttttgatatattttaaaatgtaacttattcctgtgatgcaacgATGAATtttcttcaatgtcacatgatccttcagaaatcattttattatgcttatttgctgcaaaaaatagttattattattaatgttgaaaacagttacaAAACtagtatttttttggaaaaaaatggcaCATATTTGTCAGGATTCTatgatgaaaataaagttaaaaagaacagcatttatttaaaatagaatctttgttatgcattataaatgtctttatcatttgAATGCATcattgcaaaatatataaaaaatctaaacaaaataataataattttattttcccaaacttttttttaactaatgtaTGTTCGACAGTATGACAGCCTTAGTCACCATGCACtgtataaaaaaagatttattttttgtgttctttttttgcataaatGAACCTTTTTGGGAAATATTGATTCGCTTCCAGGTCAGCAGTTCTCCTCTCACACGTTCATCTGCCCCTTCTGTGGAACTCTTTGCCCTGACTCCTCATTCCTGGAGGAGCACATCAAGCTCATGCATCATGATGAAAGCACTCTGCACTCGGCCCCGAGCGGTTCTTCCTCTCGTGGGGAGGGCGACTCAAGCGAGGCAGGGCGAGCTCTGGGAGGCTCAGAAAGACCTGTTGGCCGGGGCGCACGGGAGAAGAAAGTGGAGGGCGGCTATGAGTGCGGCGACTGTGGGCGTCATTTCAACTATCTGGGCAACTTGCGGCAGCACCAGCGCATCCACACCGGCGAGAAACCCTTCGTCTGCCCCGAGTGCGGAGAGCGTTTCCGGCACGCCGCTCGTCTCAAGAGCCACCGCCTGAGCCACAGCGGAGCCCAGAGCCCCTTCCCCTGCCCGCAGTGCGGTAAGGGCTTCCCAGTGCTGTCCGGACTGAAAAGGCACCAGCGTGTGCATACGGGAGAGAGTCCGTACGCTTGTCCCCAATGCGGCCGCAGGTTTAAAGAGCTGGGGaacttatacacacacatgcgcaTTCACAGCGGTGCTACACCCTATTCTTGCTACCAGTGTGGGCGGAGCTTCAGGCATCTTGGCACGTATAAGAGTCATCGCTGTATGCCTGCTACTCAGTTAGCCAGTGGCCACAGTCCAGCATGGGCACAGGAAGACAAGGTGCAAACGGGGTAACTGCCAGGTGACAGATATGTGCAAAAAGTGGTTTGTTACTTCCTCGACTGCTGGTTCAGGATCCTAGAAAAAAAACTCGGCTGAAGAGAGATGTGAGGTCATTATGACAATAAACAACATCAGGTTTCATATATATGAAGCTGTAAGAATTAGCGCATCTTTCTCGTTCAAGTTAGTTAACTTGCTGCTcgttaatgtttgtttttgaaacattttgcaataatatCTTCTAGCGTCAAACATAAAAAGTGTTTGAGTGTCCATACACAGTATTTCAAGACTTCACTAAAGTCACTAAAGTGTCACTaaagtgtgttttattgttctttttttaaaattctgactttttgtgaaAACATTCTGACTCTGTTTAGAAGCAGATGACAAGGCCATATTAACTGAGTGAAATATGCCTTACAAAAACgtttaagttaaataattatacattaataatGATTCAACTTGACATTCCCTCTTCCACCCTTACAAAAAGCACCATGGTGTGAGATTGTAATACAAAGTTACTATTGTTTTGAATAATTACCATATTCATATAACATATGTacactgccatttaaaagtttggggtattgtttttttttttttctttaatgtttttgtctcttatacttatttatttgctaaaaaatagtttaaacagcaatattgtgaaatattgttacaatttaaaataacacttctttttgaacacattttaaaatataatttattcatgaaacatcagttttacttcagtcttcagtgtcacatgacccttcaaaaatcattcaaatatcatttgatgctcaagaaacatttcatattaacaattctgaaaacagttgtgctgcttattatttttctaaaaacggtaatcattttatttcaggattctttagttaatttgttttttaattcttgattttatgtttttttattaattttcaactCGATCCATTCTTGCTAAATTAAATCTTTTGCCGAAACTTCCGGTTTATTAGCCGATACAGGGAAATGATGagaacaataacaaaaacagtttgCAGTAAAGGgtaactgtttgcactacaaaccagtgtgttcataattaagataatacattaaaataatatggtaagtcaatttgcaatatcatgcAGCAAAATTCGCTGTTTTGAACAACTAAATATAGCTGGACGGAATGGGACCGGAAGCTACACTTACAAGAAGAAAAATGtggattctttaaaaaacgcTTGATTGTGTACAAACATGGTACGTCAAATAATACCATGGTGTGTCAAAATCCAAATCCAATCACTAGTATCCAGTAATCAAGTCTGATCATAAATGCGTATGACGATGTATACGATTaaacaagaaatattattttatatatttacaagttACATGCTAATTGCTAACTGTTATTAGGGTTGGCCAGGATAAAACTAacttaaccatttttttttaaatataacttaaagtTGGTTCAGCAGCTCAAAATCATGATGTTGAAAAAACAACACAGGTAGTTTAAAATGCATTGCAGTGTCATTTTGACAAGACATTACAAACCTGTAGTCACGTTTTGAGCGTTTGAGTGCTGCCATCGTGTGGATACCTTCTGTTATTGCATCACTGCGACCGTCAGTGTTTCTGTATGTTTTCAATTATGTGATCGCACTATtaacaccttttttatttatattagtgaaTTGTTTATATATGTCTACCTGTATTTGAACAACTTATAAGTTTGGGAAAATATACCTGAATGGAAATACGTGTAATTCTGAAATGAATccattagattta
The sequence above is a segment of the Labeo rohita strain BAU-BD-2019 chromosome 7, IGBB_LRoh.1.0, whole genome shotgun sequence genome. Coding sequences within it:
- the znf16l gene encoding zinc finger protein 16-like translates to MNRKRNHCYLETGPSSESQVAFMDNAGSFSRDEEDFSELEPDEQLVCSVTEITEHLGRNITVVLESALSEIRKLVSVRIRVLKMELREKTDEIELLKAKLESTEKDGRVSNSSSLDFRKAEHQSGQKYIADSKKAKPGTPVVKKENINAICDYLMKDKNQRGAAEVESDHSNQAFGSERDMRTEPQPHGSLSLWSDSGPADTDADTDIFSMLPSASKRMYDYEWMAGVELNSAEFKGDTETKCEDIPTVDEEDETEDSEGGRGSLRSVSDHFPLDAQGSPREDRSSPAEDSVDRMESGQQFSSHTFICPFCGTLCPDSSFLEEHIKLMHHDESTLHSAPSGSSSRGEGDSSEAGRALGGSERPVGRGAREKKVEGGYECGDCGRHFNYLGNLRQHQRIHTGEKPFVCPECGERFRHAARLKSHRLSHSGAQSPFPCPQCGKGFPVLSGLKRHQRVHTGESPYACPQCGRRFKELGNLYTHMRIHSGATPYSCYQCGRSFRHLGTYKSHRCMPATQLASGHSPAWAQEDKVQTG